The genomic segment TCTACGTTTGAACTCCTACACATGTTAGAAGTCACAGAAGAAAGATTAAAGGAAGCAAAAGTCTCatgattgttgttttgtgtgcAGCTTGTAATGCTATTGTGGAGTTATTTCTCTGTTGTTGTGACGGACCCTGGTGGTGTTCCAACGGGTTGGAGGCCAGAGTTAGATATAGAGAAAAGCGATGGAAACCAAACTTTGATTGGAGAAGCTAACCCATCACTCTCGGTTGGAGATTCCTCGACTCATGGTGTAAGATACTGCAGAAAGTGTAATCAATATAAACCGCCTCGTTCTCACCATTGTTCAGTATGTAAGTCTCTTcaattttgtgattcttttctttgaatACGGTGGTgtatctctttttttgttttagttgtgaAAAAGATTTCATCTTTGGTTTTCAGGTGGAAGATGCATACTAAAGATGGACCATCACTGTGTTTGGGTTGTAAATTGTGTTGGGGCAATGAATTACAAGTCTTTTCTCCTATTCTTGGTATGTCAACTTATCAAAGCATCACTGAATGAAGTTGTTTTTGGGCTTATTACAGTTATAATACATCTATATGATTAGAACTTTAGTCATGTGAAGATTGCTGAAACGAGGGAGTTACAagtagtttcttttgttttgattaatgCTAATTGATTAGCTTTAGAGCCATGTTTCTGACAACTTTTATGACATAACCCATCCTTTCACATGTACTGCAGTTTCTCCTGAACTATTTCCTTATACACAATCAATCGTGATCTGTTCATTAAATGTTGTCATGTTATTAATGCATTCCCAATATGTCAAAATGCAGTTTTACACATTTCTTGAGACAACGTTGGTTGCAATATCGCTATTGCCAGTTTTCCTCGTATTCTTCAGTGATGGAGATGGTGACATAACTGTATCACCAGGAAGCCTAGCAGCCACCTTTGTTGCATTTGGTGAgttcaaagatatatatatatatatatatatatatatatcaatatctGAATTTCCGTTTTTGTTTGCTAGTTTGTTTCAGAACACCTTAACGTTTCCAATTCTTTTGTCTGATTCAAAatcttctctctcttgctttccAGTTTTGAACATAGCATTTGCGCTAAGTGTCCTAGGCTTCCTTATTATGCACATAATGCTGGTTGCTCGTAACACCACAACTATTGAGGTAAAACAACTTTCACTTTGTTCTGCTCTTAACTTGTGGTTTCTCAGGGACCCCTCTATGCATAGTAATGGGCTAATGGcaaactaatgttttttttttctttcttttcttcttaatctcaGGCATATGAGAAGCATACAGTTAACTGGCCGTACAACCTTGGTCGTAAGACAAACTTTGAACAGGttttctcttcgtcttctttgttTGTCTCAAAAACTCGTGTTGTTATGGTCGATTCTAGAGTTAATAGAAGTAGTTTCTGGCTTGTGAAATGAAATCTTTGGACATAGACACAATCAaagcttgtttgtttcttttgttgaattagGTAT from the Camelina sativa cultivar DH55 chromosome 12, Cs, whole genome shotgun sequence genome contains:
- the LOC104731226 gene encoding probable protein S-acyltransferase 13, producing the protein MAWNVFKFCTALRALGSIMIVVVIGIIGFTYYAVVVANYGPALLTGGFDSLVALLVLALFHFLLVMLLWSYFSVVVTDPGGVPTGWRPELDIEKSDGNQTLIGEANPSLSVGDSSTHGVRYCRKCNQYKPPRSHHCSVCGRCILKMDHHCVWVVNCVGAMNYKSFLLFLFYTFLETTLVAISLLPVFLVFFSDGDGDITVSPGSLAATFVAFVLNIAFALSVLGFLIMHIMLVARNTTTIEAYEKHTVNWPYNLGRKTNFEQVFGSDKMYWFVPLYTEEDMKKLPAVGGLDNASRSETEPLQSL